From Spirosoma aerolatum, one genomic window encodes:
- a CDS encoding SusC/RagA family TonB-linked outer membrane protein, whose product MTNNYLRQTCRTVALFLFSWLLCICVYAQDRKITGRITDGNDNSAVPGANVVVKGTQTGVVTDANGQFSLNVASGRNVLTVSAIGYVSQDVTIGSRSSVDITLAPDIKTLSEVVVTGYGAQAKRDITGAVATVDTKQLLSVPSTNVGQALQGRVAGVQVGNENAPGGGVMVRIRGFGTINDNSPLYVIDGVPTKGNLNTLNLNDVESMQILKDASAASIYGSRAGNGVVIITTKKGKAGKPKFTYDTYYGTQRHGKLLDMLNTQEYAQLTWESRINSGVVGANGNPVHSQFGNGPTPVIPDFVLPSGASASDPRVALNPDGTYKNYNNDINSPNFLLITKANKVGTNWLEEIFQTAPIQNHQLGVSGGSENGRYAMSLNYFNQDGIMKYTGYKRYSLRANTEFNVNKRVRVGQNFQVAYGERIAQANGNNAESNPISFAYRIQPIIPVYDVAGNFAGTRGGDLDNANNPVALLYRNKDNVQKEVRLFGNAFAEVDILPNLTARTSFGIDYNLYNYRNYIIRDIESAEARGSNQLTTNNNYEWTWTWYNTLTYNLSLGDRHRFNVIAGTESIKNYFETFDATRTNFAVDDIENRYLSAGTGVQTNNGGASNWRLASEFAKVNYALDDKYLIDLTIRRDRSSRFAPEYRSAVFPAASVGWRVSKENFFKPLTLFDDLKFRAGLGQTGNQEIGNYNSFTQFSTNPATSFYDINGTRTSAVPGYELTQFGNAKAKWETTTSLNIGFDASLLKNRLTVNFDWYTRTTSDMLFPVSAPLTQGVATNPFQNIGEMRNRGVDLMINYGDKIGSSGLTYNIGANFSTYRNTVTKTNGDPSTQYFGINDERIQNFVVTQQNYPIASFFGYTIDGIFQTNEEAKAYLPQFGTTTTNNPENVAGRFKFRDVNGDGVINSGDLSIIGNPHPKFTYGLNINLNYKNFGLTLFGQGVQGNQIFNYVKYWTDFPTFAGNRSTRMLYESWRPGKTDAILPQLRASDQISILPSTYYLESGSYFRMKNIQLTYQLPQTLLNKLKMGATSVYIQGQNLFTVTKYSGMDPEINLRNYTAGNDRQIGVDGGSYPVAKTILVGLNLSF is encoded by the coding sequence ATGACAAACAATTATTTACGGCAAACATGTCGTACAGTGGCCTTATTTTTATTTAGTTGGCTCCTTTGCATATGCGTTTATGCCCAGGACCGCAAAATAACGGGGCGCATTACCGACGGAAATGACAACAGCGCAGTCCCCGGAGCGAACGTTGTGGTAAAGGGTACCCAAACGGGCGTGGTCACCGATGCCAATGGGCAGTTTTCCTTGAATGTAGCCTCAGGTCGCAATGTGCTTACCGTTTCGGCTATTGGGTACGTTTCGCAGGATGTAACCATCGGCTCCCGATCTTCTGTAGACATCACATTAGCGCCTGATATTAAGACCCTGAGTGAAGTGGTTGTAACGGGGTATGGTGCACAGGCCAAACGAGACATTACTGGTGCCGTTGCTACGGTCGATACCAAACAATTATTATCCGTACCCTCTACCAACGTAGGGCAGGCTTTGCAAGGCCGCGTAGCGGGTGTACAGGTCGGTAACGAGAATGCGCCGGGTGGCGGGGTGATGGTTCGTATTCGAGGATTCGGGACCATCAACGACAATTCACCTCTTTACGTGATTGACGGTGTTCCCACAAAAGGCAACCTGAACACGCTGAACCTCAACGACGTTGAGAGTATGCAAATTCTGAAAGATGCTTCGGCTGCCTCTATCTATGGCTCACGGGCCGGTAACGGTGTTGTCATTATCACAACCAAGAAAGGGAAAGCCGGTAAGCCAAAATTCACCTATGATACCTATTATGGCACACAACGTCATGGTAAACTCCTCGACATGCTCAATACGCAGGAGTATGCCCAACTAACCTGGGAATCTCGTATCAATTCGGGCGTAGTTGGTGCCAATGGCAATCCGGTTCACTCACAATTTGGCAACGGCCCAACGCCCGTCATTCCAGATTTCGTACTACCCAGTGGCGCTTCGGCCAGCGACCCACGCGTAGCCTTAAACCCGGATGGAACGTATAAGAACTATAACAATGACATCAACTCGCCTAACTTCCTGCTGATCACCAAGGCGAACAAGGTAGGAACAAACTGGCTGGAAGAGATTTTCCAGACCGCTCCCATTCAGAATCACCAGCTAGGTGTATCGGGCGGTAGCGAAAACGGGCGATATGCCATGTCGTTAAACTACTTCAACCAGGATGGGATTATGAAGTATACGGGCTACAAACGATATTCGTTGCGGGCTAATACAGAATTTAACGTCAACAAGCGGGTGCGCGTGGGGCAGAACTTTCAGGTGGCCTATGGCGAGCGTATTGCGCAGGCCAACGGGAATAACGCTGAAAGCAACCCCATTTCATTTGCGTACCGTATTCAGCCCATCATTCCCGTATATGACGTAGCCGGAAATTTTGCCGGTACACGCGGTGGCGATCTCGACAACGCCAACAACCCGGTTGCCCTCCTGTATCGGAACAAAGACAACGTTCAGAAAGAAGTTCGTCTGTTTGGTAATGCATTCGCCGAGGTGGACATTCTGCCAAATCTGACGGCTCGTACTAGTTTCGGTATCGACTATAACCTGTACAACTACCGCAACTACATCATCCGAGACATTGAATCAGCGGAAGCGCGTGGGTCGAACCAGCTTACCACCAACAACAACTATGAGTGGACCTGGACCTGGTATAACACACTGACTTACAACCTGTCGCTGGGTGATCGACACCGTTTCAATGTAATTGCCGGTACGGAATCGATCAAAAACTACTTCGAAACCTTTGATGCAACCCGAACCAACTTCGCTGTCGATGACATTGAGAACCGCTACCTGAGTGCAGGTACGGGCGTGCAGACTAACAATGGAGGTGCTTCTAACTGGCGGCTGGCGTCGGAATTTGCTAAAGTCAACTACGCGCTCGACGATAAGTACCTGATCGACCTGACCATCCGTCGGGACCGCTCTTCCCGTTTTGCGCCCGAATATCGTTCGGCTGTATTCCCGGCTGCCAGTGTGGGCTGGCGGGTTTCGAAGGAGAATTTCTTTAAGCCTCTCACCTTGTTCGATGATCTGAAATTCCGGGCGGGTTTGGGTCAGACGGGGAACCAGGAAATCGGTAACTATAACTCGTTCACGCAGTTCAGCACAAATCCAGCTACCTCGTTCTACGACATCAATGGTACGCGTACATCAGCCGTACCAGGCTATGAGTTGACTCAGTTTGGGAATGCGAAAGCCAAATGGGAAACCACGACCAGCCTGAACATCGGTTTTGACGCCAGCCTGCTGAAAAATCGCCTGACGGTTAATTTCGACTGGTACACGCGCACCACAAGCGATATGTTGTTCCCGGTATCGGCACCACTCACACAAGGGGTGGCTACGAACCCATTCCAGAACATTGGCGAGATGCGCAACCGGGGGGTTGACCTCATGATCAACTATGGCGACAAAATCGGGAGCAGTGGCCTGACGTATAACATCGGAGCGAATTTCAGCACGTATCGGAACACCGTCACCAAAACCAACGGCGATCCAAGCACGCAGTACTTCGGTATCAACGACGAACGGATTCAGAATTTCGTTGTGACGCAGCAGAACTACCCAATCGCATCGTTCTTCGGGTATACCATTGATGGTATCTTCCAGACAAACGAAGAAGCCAAAGCGTACCTCCCTCAGTTTGGCACAACGACAACGAACAATCCTGAAAATGTGGCTGGTCGTTTCAAATTCCGGGATGTCAACGGCGATGGTGTTATTAATTCAGGCGATCTAAGTATCATTGGCAATCCCCACCCCAAATTCACTTACGGTCTGAACATCAATCTGAACTACAAAAACTTTGGCCTGACTTTATTTGGCCAGGGCGTGCAGGGGAATCAGATTTTCAACTACGTAAAATACTGGACGGATTTCCCAACGTTTGCCGGAAACCGCAGTACCCGCATGCTTTATGAGTCATGGCGGCCAGGCAAAACCGATGCTATTCTTCCTCAGCTTAGAGCGAGTGATCAGATCAGTATTCTGCCCTCGACCTATTATCTTGAAAGCGGCTCTTATTTCCGGATGAAAAACATCCAGTTGACCTATCAACTGCCGCAAACGTTGCTGAACAAACTAAAGATGGGAGCTACCTCGGTATATATCCAGGGTCAGAACCTGTTTACGGTGACTAAATACTCTGGCATGGACCCCGAAATCAACCTGCGGAACTACACCGCCGGTAACGACCGTCAGATTGGTGTCGATGGAGGCTCATATCCGGTTGCAAAAACGATTCTTGTGGGTTTAAATCTGTCGTTCTGA
- a CDS encoding RagB/SusD family nutrient uptake outer membrane protein, with product MKKITLLITIFCLAVATSCSDKFLDVQPKAALAVTTLQNKVGVNALLIGVYSLLDGWATAEGAYRSYNVGADNWVYGSVASDDAYKGTIAGDQPPISLIEQGNSQSDNIYFRGKWRGMYDGIARANDVLQALTAVKDMTDAEKAQVTAEARFLRGHFHFELKKMFNMVPYIDEKIYNPNDLESTKVPNNVDIWPNIVADLKAAYDVLPTKQTSVGRPTKWAAAAELGKAYLFQKKYAEAKPLLEAIVASGQYKLVDKYHDNFRAVTNNNAESIFEVQYSVNDGAPGGENGNIGSTLNYPYGGGGVTTCCGFFQPSQNLVNSFKTDANGLPLVDSFNATDMTNDQGIESTAPFTPYAGTVDPRLDHTVGRRGIPFLDWGVHPGKAYVRDQSYGGPYSPKKHVMYKSDVGTNTFAGNPRLNANNYRMIRYSHVLLWLAEIETEIGDLNKARAYVNQIRRRAANPDGFVKNADGTPAANYLIKEYTTPWTDQATARKAVQFEERLEFGMEGHRRFDLVRWGIADQTLNAYYAAEASKRIYLKGVTFVKGKHEYFPIPIQEIFNSKKDGKETLTQNPGY from the coding sequence ATGAAAAAAATTACCCTACTCATAACCATCTTCTGTCTGGCAGTGGCTACGTCCTGCTCCGACAAATTTCTGGACGTACAACCTAAAGCAGCGCTGGCCGTAACCACGCTGCAAAATAAGGTTGGGGTCAATGCTTTATTGATTGGCGTGTATTCGCTGCTGGATGGCTGGGCTACTGCCGAAGGTGCTTATCGTTCTTACAACGTAGGCGCCGACAACTGGGTATACGGCAGCGTAGCCAGCGATGATGCCTACAAAGGAACCATTGCCGGTGACCAGCCCCCCATTTCGCTGATCGAACAAGGCAACAGCCAGTCAGACAACATCTATTTCCGGGGTAAATGGCGGGGTATGTACGACGGAATTGCCCGTGCAAACGACGTTTTACAGGCCCTTACAGCAGTTAAAGACATGACCGATGCCGAAAAAGCACAAGTAACTGCCGAAGCCCGATTCCTGCGGGGGCACTTCCATTTTGAACTTAAAAAGATGTTCAATATGGTGCCTTACATCGACGAGAAAATCTACAATCCGAATGATCTGGAAAGCACCAAGGTCCCAAACAACGTCGACATCTGGCCGAATATAGTAGCTGATCTGAAAGCTGCTTACGATGTTTTGCCAACCAAACAGACGTCGGTAGGTCGGCCAACCAAATGGGCTGCGGCTGCCGAGTTAGGCAAAGCCTATCTGTTCCAGAAAAAATATGCCGAAGCCAAACCCTTGCTCGAAGCCATTGTAGCCAGTGGACAGTATAAGCTGGTCGATAAGTACCACGATAATTTCAGAGCCGTAACCAACAACAACGCTGAATCGATTTTTGAGGTACAATATTCAGTAAACGACGGGGCTCCGGGTGGCGAAAACGGTAATATTGGTTCCACACTGAACTACCCCTATGGTGGTGGTGGCGTAACGACCTGCTGCGGATTCTTCCAGCCATCTCAAAATCTGGTTAATTCCTTCAAAACCGACGCCAACGGTTTACCCTTGGTCGACAGCTTCAATGCTACCGACATGACCAATGACCAGGGTATCGAATCGACGGCTCCGTTTACGCCATACGCAGGTACAGTTGACCCTCGCCTGGATCATACGGTAGGTCGCCGGGGTATTCCCTTTCTCGATTGGGGTGTTCACCCGGGCAAAGCCTATGTTCGTGATCAGTCATACGGTGGCCCTTATTCGCCGAAGAAGCATGTCATGTACAAATCGGATGTTGGTACAAATACTTTTGCCGGTAACCCACGTTTGAATGCCAATAACTACCGCATGATTCGCTACAGCCACGTACTGCTCTGGCTGGCCGAGATCGAAACCGAAATTGGTGATCTAAATAAGGCCCGCGCCTATGTGAACCAGATTCGCCGTCGGGCAGCTAATCCAGATGGGTTTGTTAAAAATGCGGATGGAACCCCTGCCGCCAATTACCTGATTAAAGAATATACAACTCCCTGGACCGACCAGGCTACGGCCCGCAAAGCGGTGCAATTTGAGGAGCGACTGGAGTTTGGGATGGAAGGACACCGTCGGTTCGATCTGGTACGCTGGGGTATTGCCGATCAGACGCTCAATGCCTATTATGCAGCCGAAGCCAGCAAGCGTATTTATCTGAAAGGGGTTACGTTCGTAAAAGGCAAGCATGAGTATTTCCCGATCCCAATTCAGGAAATCTTCAACAGTAAAAAAGATGGGAAAGAAACGTTAACACAAAATCCCGGCTATTGA
- the tsaE gene encoding tRNA (adenosine(37)-N6)-threonylcarbamoyltransferase complex ATPase subunit type 1 TsaE, with protein MFMKLHMTQLDQLSQIAHNLLAEGRGQSVWLFEGDMGAGKTTLIKELCRALGVISIVQSPTFSIVNEYTTHEGHSVYHFDCYRLRNEAEALDIGIEEYFDSGNYCFIEWPERIQSLWPATYYKVYLSVDLEGHRTVDAKLID; from the coding sequence ATGTTTATGAAACTACACATGACTCAACTCGATCAACTTAGTCAGATAGCCCACAACCTGTTGGCTGAGGGGCGTGGGCAGTCGGTGTGGCTATTCGAAGGTGACATGGGGGCAGGTAAAACAACGCTTATTAAAGAACTTTGCAGGGCCCTTGGTGTTATCAGCATAGTCCAAAGCCCAACGTTCTCTATTGTCAATGAATACACTACACATGAAGGTCATTCTGTATATCATTTCGACTGTTATCGGCTTCGCAATGAAGCCGAAGCGTTAGACATTGGGATTGAGGAATATTTTGATTCAGGCAATTACTGTTTCATTGAATGGCCCGAACGCATTCAGTCGCTCTGGCCAGCAACGTATTATAAGGTCTATCTTTCGGTTGATTTAGAAGGGCACCGAACCGTGGACGCTAAATTGATTGACTAG
- a CDS encoding alanine dehydrogenase: MTGFEELAKQTALYPKEALQAVKTNRNGLLIGLPKEVSLQENRIALTPEAVAILVRHGHNVIVEQGAGEKANFSDTEYSEAGAQIAQSPKEVYTANLILKVEPLIDGEFEFIQAGSTVISALNLPAHDRSYFEKINEKNLTAFGYEYIEDQSGGLPVIRSMSEIAGSTVMLIAGEYLSNAANGRGIILGGITGVPPTKVVMLGAGTVTEYAIRMALGMGAEVKVFDKYLYKLQRLKYAVGQHVYTSIIASDTLAEAVQRADVVIGAMRAEDGLSPVVVTEEMVGRMKPGSVIIDVSIDQGGNFETSRMTTHKNPTYKHMGVIHYCVPNIAARVAHTASMALSNIFLPFLLETGTTGGIEQMMYANRWFMKGVYTHKGTLTNAYIARKFNMRFKDLDLLLAARF, encoded by the coding sequence GTGACTGGATTTGAGGAATTGGCCAAACAGACGGCCCTATATCCGAAAGAAGCACTGCAAGCCGTAAAGACCAATCGTAATGGTCTGTTAATTGGCCTGCCTAAAGAAGTGTCGCTTCAGGAGAATCGTATTGCGCTTACGCCCGAAGCGGTGGCTATTCTGGTTCGACATGGCCATAACGTCATTGTTGAGCAGGGTGCTGGCGAAAAAGCTAATTTTTCCGATACGGAATACAGCGAAGCCGGTGCGCAAATTGCGCAATCGCCCAAGGAAGTGTATACGGCCAATTTGATCCTGAAAGTTGAACCACTTATCGACGGTGAATTCGAATTTATTCAGGCTGGCAGTACGGTTATTTCCGCCCTCAACCTACCGGCCCATGATCGGTCTTATTTCGAGAAAATCAACGAAAAAAACCTGACCGCTTTCGGGTACGAGTATATTGAAGATCAGTCAGGCGGACTACCTGTAATTCGGTCCATGAGCGAAATTGCGGGCAGTACGGTTATGCTCATCGCCGGAGAGTACCTTAGCAATGCGGCCAACGGTCGAGGTATTATTCTCGGCGGTATCACAGGTGTTCCACCCACGAAAGTAGTGATGCTGGGGGCAGGTACTGTAACTGAGTATGCCATTCGAATGGCGCTGGGAATGGGTGCAGAAGTAAAGGTTTTCGACAAATACCTGTATAAACTTCAGCGGCTCAAATACGCAGTTGGACAGCACGTATACACCTCCATCATTGCCTCCGATACCCTGGCCGAAGCCGTTCAGCGAGCCGATGTGGTCATTGGTGCCATGCGGGCCGAAGATGGACTAAGTCCGGTAGTCGTGACGGAAGAAATGGTGGGCCGCATGAAACCTGGTTCAGTGATCATTGATGTATCCATCGATCAGGGTGGAAACTTCGAGACTTCACGCATGACAACCCATAAAAACCCCACCTACAAACACATGGGGGTTATCCATTACTGCGTGCCCAACATAGCGGCTAGAGTAGCGCATACGGCTAGTATGGCACTGAGCAACATCTTTTTACCGTTCCTACTCGAAACCGGCACCACGGGCGGTATTGAACAGATGATGTACGCGAACCGTTGGTTTATGAAAGGTGTTTATACACACAAGGGAACGCTCACAAACGCCTACATCGCCCGTAAGTTCAACATGCGGTTCAAAGATCTGGACCTCCTGCTGGCAGCACGGTTTTAA
- the gyrB gene encoding DNA topoisomerase (ATP-hydrolyzing) subunit B — MTNELIEADAPAATTPNSNYGADNITVLEGLEAVRKRPSMYIGDVGIRGLHHLIWEVVDNSIDEALAGYCDKISVTINPDNSITVQDNGRGIPTGINTKMGKSALEIAMTILHAGGKFDKDTYKVSGGLHGVGVSCVNALSTDVRVEVHREGKIFEQEYKIGVPQYDVRVIGEASDTGTKTHFKPDASIFTETVYKYDTVAGRLRELAYLNKGIHIFLSDLRELDEAGEPIRQDDFYSEGGLIEFVQYLDETRPSLDGMKPIYMESDKGSTPVQVALVYNYEAGENVQSYVNNINTHEGGTHVQGFRSALTRVLKNYADRNADKLPKNTGKVQFSGEDFRKGLTAVISVKVQDPQFEGQTKTKLGNQEVVSAVSQAMADLLETWLEENPKTAIGIVKKVLVSAQARLAAEQAYKRIMADRKDFMGGMGLPGKLADCSDTDPEKCELYLVEGDSAGGTAKQGRNRAFQAILPLRGKILNVEKALEHKVYENEEIKNIWTALGVRLEKKDDETIMNLDKLRYHKIIIMTDADVDGSHIRTLILTLFYRNMKALIDNGYIYIAQPPLYLVKKGKEERYCWTEAQREAAVKELAGAGKEENVGVQRYKGLGEMNAEQLWSTTMNPDTRTLKVVTVESAADADHVFSTLMGDEVAPRRDFIERNAKYARVDV, encoded by the coding sequence ATGACCAACGAATTGATTGAAGCTGATGCTCCTGCAGCGACCACACCTAACAGCAACTATGGTGCCGATAACATCACTGTATTAGAAGGTCTGGAGGCCGTTCGCAAACGCCCATCTATGTACATCGGCGATGTTGGTATACGGGGCTTACACCATCTGATCTGGGAGGTCGTTGACAACTCGATCGATGAAGCACTGGCAGGTTATTGCGATAAAATCAGCGTCACGATTAATCCCGACAACTCAATTACCGTTCAGGATAATGGTCGGGGAATTCCAACAGGTATAAATACCAAAATGGGTAAGTCGGCCCTCGAAATTGCCATGACCATTCTGCATGCTGGTGGCAAGTTCGACAAAGACACCTATAAAGTCTCGGGCGGTCTGCACGGCGTTGGTGTATCCTGCGTCAATGCGCTCTCAACCGATGTGCGGGTCGAAGTGCATCGCGAAGGCAAGATCTTCGAACAGGAATACAAAATCGGCGTTCCTCAATATGATGTTCGGGTTATTGGCGAAGCGTCTGATACAGGCACCAAAACGCACTTCAAACCCGATGCCAGCATTTTCACAGAAACGGTTTATAAATACGATACCGTTGCTGGTCGTCTGCGCGAGTTGGCCTATTTGAACAAAGGCATCCATATCTTCCTCAGCGATCTGCGTGAACTCGATGAAGCGGGTGAGCCAATTCGGCAGGATGATTTTTATTCCGAAGGTGGCCTGATCGAATTTGTCCAGTATCTGGATGAAACCCGCCCTTCACTCGATGGGATGAAGCCCATCTATATGGAAAGCGACAAAGGCTCTACCCCCGTTCAGGTAGCGCTAGTCTATAACTATGAGGCTGGTGAGAACGTACAGTCGTACGTAAACAATATTAACACACACGAAGGCGGTACGCATGTTCAGGGATTCCGTTCTGCACTAACGCGTGTGCTGAAAAACTACGCTGATCGCAACGCCGATAAGCTGCCCAAAAATACGGGTAAGGTACAGTTTAGCGGAGAAGATTTCCGCAAAGGACTGACCGCCGTTATCTCGGTAAAAGTACAGGACCCTCAGTTTGAGGGACAGACCAAAACCAAGCTGGGTAACCAGGAGGTTGTGAGTGCGGTTAGTCAGGCAATGGCCGATCTGCTCGAAACCTGGCTGGAAGAGAACCCTAAAACGGCCATTGGCATTGTCAAGAAAGTGCTCGTATCCGCCCAGGCACGGCTAGCCGCCGAACAGGCGTATAAACGCATCATGGCCGACCGTAAAGACTTTATGGGCGGTATGGGCCTGCCGGGTAAGCTTGCCGACTGCTCGGATACGGATCCTGAAAAATGTGAGCTTTATCTGGTAGAGGGCGACTCGGCAGGTGGTACTGCCAAACAAGGTCGTAACCGGGCATTCCAGGCCATTCTGCCGCTGCGTGGTAAAATCCTGAACGTCGAAAAGGCGCTCGAACACAAAGTATACGAGAACGAAGAAATTAAAAATATCTGGACGGCTCTGGGGGTTCGGCTTGAGAAAAAAGATGATGAGACCATCATGAACCTGGATAAGCTCCGGTATCATAAAATCATCATCATGACCGATGCCGACGTTGACGGTAGTCATATCCGGACACTGATTTTGACGTTGTTCTATCGCAACATGAAGGCGCTGATCGATAACGGCTACATATACATTGCTCAGCCTCCGCTTTACCTGGTCAAAAAAGGGAAGGAAGAGCGCTACTGCTGGACTGAAGCCCAGCGTGAAGCCGCCGTAAAAGAACTCGCTGGTGCCGGTAAAGAAGAAAATGTAGGTGTTCAGCGGTATAAAGGACTTGGTGAAATGAATGCCGAGCAGCTCTGGAGTACAACCATGAACCCCGATACCCGTACGCTCAAAGTGGTAACGGTTGAATCGGCCGCCGATGCCGACCACGTGTTCTCAACACTAATGGGTGATGAGGTGGCCCCCCGACGCGACTTTATCGAACGAAATGCAAAATACGCCCGAGTGGATGTTTAA
- the ppk1 gene encoding polyphosphate kinase 1 — translation MRYSLNPNRNILGNLVSRFTQRQAKTAAQATDKMAKVSEKVSSVIDQSDYLSRDLSWIKFNERVLDQARSTDRTLMERLKFLAISASNLDEFFMIRVGSLYNYLDYHKQRVDYSGLREVPFRKALYTASHQFCQDQQAVFTEQLLPLFAENGLQLVNFDDLKAEEKAEATAYFDRTIYPTLTPMLYDYTHTFPVLLAKVLIFGVVTQSPEHNASGSHAADDDDRQRLSFVQIPANLPRFLSFEREDITLFVPIEEIVRQNIKKLYRNIEILSVNLFRITRNGDFTLDENDDDEVDFLDEVRQKIKNRRLGRVTRVEVEVDGITEDSETWMLNLLKKRWEIDDLNIFESTSLLDFSAFWQIIGHPDFKDDMPRPHAPVPPLGLTREKTDNIFEQIKQRDLLLHHPYNNFEPVLQLLEQAAEDPNVLAIKITVYRLAKRSRITEALLKAAENGKHVSVLFEVKARFDEENNIREAQRLQKAGCFVIYGISRYKTHTKLLLVVRSEGTRVVRYAHMASGNYNEDTSKLYTDIGLLTTDEIYTHDISEFFNVITGHSLPNEYQYLITAPRDMRDQLVRLIRQEATNAQHGLASGICIKVNSLEDKQVIDELYKASQAGVPVRLIVRSICCLRPQRPGLSDNITVRSIVGDFLEHTRVYYFHNNGDPKIYGGSADVMVRSFDRRIESLFYLADARVKQLAMLILKYNLLDNVNAYELKEDGNFQKCDVSAGEEPFNMHQRFFDVTEKETMTIRLFDEEIKPAEVAKIEEEYQEGAERAIADI, via the coding sequence ATGCGTTATTCGTTAAACCCAAACAGAAACATATTGGGCAATCTGGTTTCACGCTTTACCCAACGTCAGGCCAAAACCGCAGCCCAGGCAACTGATAAAATGGCAAAAGTCAGTGAAAAAGTAAGCAGCGTAATCGACCAGAGCGACTATTTGAGTCGGGATCTAAGCTGGATTAAATTCAACGAACGCGTATTGGATCAGGCTCGAAGTACAGACCGCACCTTGATGGAACGTCTGAAGTTTCTGGCTATTTCGGCCTCAAACCTGGATGAATTTTTCATGATTCGGGTGGGGAGTTTGTATAATTACCTTGATTACCACAAACAACGGGTCGACTACTCCGGGCTTCGGGAGGTCCCGTTCCGAAAGGCGCTCTATACAGCCTCTCATCAGTTCTGTCAGGACCAGCAGGCCGTATTTACTGAGCAACTTTTACCGCTCTTTGCTGAAAATGGGCTCCAGTTGGTCAACTTCGATGATCTGAAAGCTGAAGAAAAGGCAGAAGCCACTGCTTACTTCGACCGTACGATCTATCCTACCCTTACTCCCATGTTGTACGACTATACGCACACCTTCCCGGTACTGTTGGCGAAGGTGCTGATTTTTGGCGTCGTCACACAAAGTCCCGAACATAACGCATCGGGGAGTCATGCAGCGGATGATGATGATCGGCAGCGGCTTTCGTTCGTACAGATACCTGCCAACCTACCCCGCTTTCTGTCGTTTGAGCGCGAGGATATAACACTGTTCGTACCGATTGAAGAAATTGTTCGTCAGAATATCAAGAAGCTTTACCGAAACATCGAAATCCTATCGGTCAATCTGTTCCGCATCACGCGTAATGGCGATTTTACACTTGATGAAAACGATGATGACGAGGTCGATTTTCTGGATGAAGTACGCCAGAAAATCAAAAATAGGCGCTTGGGGCGGGTTACCCGGGTCGAAGTTGAAGTGGATGGCATTACCGAGGACAGCGAAACCTGGATGCTGAACCTGCTAAAAAAACGCTGGGAAATCGATGATCTGAATATTTTCGAATCGACAAGTCTACTCGATTTTTCAGCCTTCTGGCAGATAATTGGTCATCCGGATTTTAAGGATGATATGCCTCGTCCTCATGCACCGGTGCCTCCGCTTGGATTGACACGGGAAAAAACGGATAACATTTTTGAGCAGATCAAACAGCGCGATCTACTGCTTCATCATCCATATAACAACTTTGAGCCTGTGCTGCAATTGCTTGAACAGGCTGCCGAAGACCCAAACGTACTGGCTATTAAAATTACGGTCTATCGCCTGGCCAAGCGCTCGCGTATTACCGAAGCCTTGCTGAAAGCGGCTGAAAATGGTAAACACGTATCGGTTCTGTTTGAGGTGAAAGCCCGTTTCGATGAGGAAAATAACATCCGTGAAGCCCAGCGACTACAGAAAGCAGGCTGTTTTGTGATTTATGGAATTAGCCGGTACAAAACCCACACCAAGCTACTATTGGTAGTTCGGAGTGAGGGGACGCGTGTGGTACGCTATGCGCACATGGCAAGCGGCAACTACAACGAAGACACGTCTAAACTCTACACCGACATTGGTTTGCTAACAACCGATGAAATTTACACGCACGACATCTCTGAGTTTTTCAACGTTATTACCGGTCATTCGCTGCCCAACGAATACCAATATCTGATTACCGCTCCCCGCGATATGCGTGATCAGTTGGTACGGCTCATTCGGCAGGAAGCCACTAATGCCCAACACGGGCTGGCCAGTGGCATATGTATAAAAGTAAATTCGCTGGAAGATAAGCAGGTTATTGACGAACTGTACAAAGCCTCACAGGCAGGCGTCCCCGTTCGCCTGATTGTACGGAGCATCTGCTGCCTACGCCCACAACGTCCGGGTTTAAGCGATAATATTACCGTCCGGTCTATAGTAGGTGATTTTCTGGAGCACACCCGGGTCTATTATTTCCATAACAATGGTGATCCAAAGATCTATGGTGGAAGTGCTGATGTTATGGTACGCAGCTTCGACCGACGAATTGAATCTTTATTCTATCTGGCAGATGCCCGTGTAAAGCAGTTGGCTATGCTGATTCTAAAGTATAATCTGCTTGATAATGTTAACGCGTATGAATTGAAAGAAGACGGCAACTTCCAGAAATGCGATGTTTCGGCTGGTGAAGAACCGTTCAATATGCATCAGCGCTTCTTCGATGTGACCGAAAAAGAAACTATGACAATCCGGCTGTTTGATGAGGAGATTAAACCGGCCGAAGTAGCTAAAATCGAAGAAGAATACCAGGAAGGTGCCGAGCGTGCCATAGCGGATATTTAA